The Phaeacidiphilus oryzae TH49 region CTCGGCGGGCACGGTATGGCTCGGCGAAGGGCCGGAAGGCCCGGTCGCCATCAAGCTGCTGCGCGAGGACCTCGCCTCGGACCAGGTGCTGGTCGGCCGGTTCGTCCAGGAGCGCACCGCCCTGACCAGCCTGGACCACCCCCGGGTGGTCGGCGTCCACGACCTGGTGGTGGACGGCGACGACCTCGCGCTGGTGATGGAGCTGGTGCACGGCACCGATCTGCGCACCCTGCTGGACCGCGAGGGCCCGCTGACCCCGGAGGCGGCCGCCTCCATCGCCGCCGACGTCGCCGAGGGCCTCGCGGTGGCGCATGCGGCGGGCATCGTCCACCGGGACGTCAAGCCCGAGAACATCCTCCTCGACCTGGCCTCCTCGCCCGGCCCCGGCGGGGCCCCGCGGGCCAAGCTCACCGACTTCGGCATCGCCCGGCTGGTCGACGCGCCCCGGCGGACCCGGGCGACCCGGATCATCGGCACGCCGGACTACCTCGCCCCCGAGATCATCGAGGGCCTGGAGCCGCGCGCGGCCGTCGACATCTACGCGCTGGCCACGGTGATGTACGAGCTGCTGGCCGGGTTCACCCCGTTCGGCGGCGGCCACACCGGGGCGGTGCTGCGCCGCCATGTCACGGAGGCGGTGCCGCCGCTGCCCGGGCTGCCGGAGGAGTTCGCCCGGGCGATCACCGGCTGCCTGGCCAAGGCGCCCGCCTCCCGGCTGCGGGCCGGCGAACTCGCCGAGCGGCTGCGGGACCTGCTGCCCGGGCTGGCCGGCCTGCCGGCGCTCTCGCTGCCCTCCCCGGACGAGGAAGGCGGCGCCGCGGGCGGCTCGGAGAGCGTGGCCGGAGCCGCTGGTGAGAGGCAGGCCATGGGGCCCGGGCTCGACCCGCCCACCCTGGTCGACCGGGCGGCCCGGAACGCGGCGGAGCCCGCCGCCTCCGGCGCCGATGACCCGTCGGCGGCCGGCCGGGCGTGGCGGCGCCGGGGGCCCGCCGTGCCGCTGGTCGCCGGGCGGCGGCGGCCGGACTCCTCCCGGGACACCCACACCAGCCTGCGGCGGCCGAGCCACGAGGAGCTCGCCGCGTACGCCGCGGAGTCCCGCGCCCAGCGGGCGCGGGCCGAGGCGGAACGCGCGGGGCGCGGCGCCGGGCGCGGGGCCGGGGCCCGGCGCGGGCGGCGGTACGGGCGCGGGCGCGGTGGGGGGCGGGGGAGCCGGGCATCCGCACAGCCACCGCAGGGACGGACGCGGCCCCGGGACCGCCGCGGTCTTCCGCCGCAGGCGCCTGGTGGCCGCGGCGGTCGCCCTGCTGGTGGCGGGCGGCGCGGTGGCGGCGTACGCGGCCGGCGGGGACGGCCACTCCTCCTCGCACGGCGGCGCCAGCAGCGACGAGCACACCACCGGCGCCGGGCAGCCCTCCACCGAGCTGAGCGGGGCCACCCGGCCGACCGCGCCGGTCGCCCGGGAGGCGGACGCCGGGACCTCGGGCCCCGCGGACGCGCTGCCCGCGGCCTGGTCCGCGTGGGTCGCCGCGCCCAACCCCCCGGCCCCGATCGTCGGGGGGCTGCGGGCGGCGCGGCTCGGCGACGGCACCGAGCTGGTCTTCGGCACGGACGCGCAGGGCGGCGTCCGCTATCTCACCCGTACCCCGTCCGGGTTCACCGGCTGGACCCATCTGACCGGGATCCACGTGGTCGGCGAGCCGGCGCCGGTGGCGCTCTCCGGCAACCGGCTGCGGCTCTTCGCGCTCGGCACGGACGGGCTGATCTACCAGCGGACGCTGAGCGCGGGTCCGGCCGGCGGCTGGACGCCGTGGGGGCAGGTGGACGGCCGCACCCGCTACGACGCGCCGCCGGCCGCGGCCTCGCCGGACGGCCGCACCGTGGTGCTGGTCGGGCGGATCGGCGGCGACCTGGTCACCAGCTCGGCCACCGACGGCGACTGGACCCCGCCGGCGACGGTCCCGCCGGCGGGCCGGATCACCGGCGCACCGGCACTGATCGCCGACGGGCAAGGGCAGGTCGACGCCTTCGTCGAGCCCGCGGGCGGCGGCCCGCTCCGGCGGATCTCGGCGGTGGACGGCGTCTGGCACGCGGCGCAGCAGCTGCGCGGGCTGACGGGGGCGACCGGGGCGACGGGCCGGGCGGAGGCGGTGCGCGCGCCTTCGGGCGCGGTGTGGGTGCTGTGCGGTGACTCGATCGCCGTGTCGGCGCGGGACGCCGGGTTCTCCGGGGCGGGGGCTCGGCGGGCGCGTGGCGGGTCGGCCGGCTTCCGGCGCAGGCGTACGCGGTGCGGGGGGCTGCGGTGGCGGCGCTGACCGATGCCGCCGGCGTCCAGGTGTACGCCCCGACACCCCAGGGCTCCATCGCCTACGCGCGCAGCGCCTAGTAGGCCCGGGAGACCTCCGCGCCGGGAAAATCGTCTTCCGGGCTCGTTCGAGGCAGGTTTGGGGATTGCTTTCACTACTTCGTTAGTGAAAGGGTGAACCCTGTGATCGAGTACCGGATCGACCGGCGTAGCGGTGTGGCCACCTACCTGCAGATCGTTCAGCAGACGCGGCACGCGCTGCGGTTGGGGCTGCTGGAACCGGGGGACCGGCTGCCGACGGCGCGGGAGGTCGTCGAGGCGACCACCGTCAATCCGAACACCGTGCTGAAGGCCTACCGCGAGCTGGAGCGTGAGGGGCTGGTCGAGGGCCGGCGCGGGCTGGGGACCTTCGTCCGGCGTTCGCTGGCCCGCGAGGAGGCCGCCGAGGACGGGCCGCTGCGGGCCGAGCTCGAACAGTGGGTCAAGCGGGCGCGCGCCGCCGGACTGGAGCACGAGGACATGGAAGCGCTGTTCACCGCCGTACTGACGGCGGAGGCAGAGCGGGAGGGGACGCATGAGCAGCAGCAGTGAACAGGTGGAGGCGACGGGGGCCGCGCCCGCGGCCGCGGTGGACGCCGTCGGGCTCGGGAAGCGGTATCGGCGGGGGTTCGGCGCGCCGCGCTGGGCGTTGCGCGACTGCACGGTACGGATACCCGTCGGCAGTGTCTGCGCGCTGGTCGGACCCAACGGGGCGGGCAAGAGCACCCTGCTGGCACTGGCCAGTGGGCTGCTCGCGCCCAGCGAGGGGCGGCTCCGCGTACTCGGCGAGCCGGCCGGCTCAACCGCACTGCTGCCGCGCATCGGCTACCTGGACCAGATCAAGCCCCTGCACGCCCGCTTCACGATCCGCGAGATGCTCGGCTACGGTGCCGAGCTCAACCCCGCCTGGGACGACGAGCTGGCCCGAAGCATCGTCGCCGAGGGCGGATTGGACCCCTGGGCGCGGATCAGCGCGCTCTCCGGCGGCCAGCGCACCCGCGTCGCGTTCGCGGTCACCCTCGCCAAGCGGCCCGAACTGCTCCTGCTGGACGAGCCGATGGCCGACCTCGACCCCCTCTCCCGTCACCAGCTGATGGGCCGCCTCCTCGGCGAGGCCGCCGAGCACGGAACGACCGTCGTGATCTCCTCGCATGTGCTGAGCGAACTCGACCGGGCCTGCGACCACCTGGCACTGATCGACCGCGGGCGGATCCGCCTCTCCGGCTCCATCGACGAGATCCTCGACAGCCATCGCCTCGCCACCGGCCCTAGCGCGAACGCCGGTCGCGTACTGGACGACCACCTGATCGTGGAGCGCCGCATGGTCGGCCGGCAGACCACCGCGCTCCTCCGCCGCGCCGCCGGCCGCCCGCTGCCGGAGGACGGCTGGACGGTCGAGGCGCCCGATCTGGAGCAGTTGCTGCTCGCCTACCTCCGCTCCCCGCAGGCCCCCGAGGCGGTGATCGCGTGACCACGACCACGACCGCGGCGGCGGGTGCGAGCGGGAGTACCCGCGCGATCAGGGCGCGATGGCTGGTCACGCGGCGGGACCGGCTCGCGGGGTGGGGTGCGGTCGCCCTCGTCGGCGCGGTGTCCGGATGGCTGGTCCAGCAGTACTTCGCCCGGACGGACGGAATCGCCGGGCTCCGCGCGGCCGGCTGCACGGGCCCGGCCCTCGGCAGCCCGCAGTGCGGCACCCTCCTCGAGGACTTCTATCGCGATCACATCTCCGCCTCCCAGAACCTCGACGGCCTGCTGGCCTTTCTGCCCGGGCTGGTCGCGGTGCTGATCGGGGCGCCGCTCTTCGCCCGCGGATTCGAGACCGGGACCCATCGCCTGGACTGGACCCAGTCGCTGCCCCGCACCCGCTGGTACGCCGCCCGGATCGGCCGGCCGGTGCTCGGGCTCTTCCTCCTCACCTCGGTGCTCGCCGCCGCCTCCACCCTGTGCTTCAGCGCTTCGGCCTACGGGGCCGGGCAGGAGTGGTTCGACCGAACGGTCTACCAGGCGATCGGCCCGGTGCCGGTCGCCTCGACGGTCTGCGGCCTCGCGCTCGGCGCGGTCACCGGGCTGGTACTGCGCCGGACGGTTCCCGCGGTCGGCGTATCGGCGGTGCTGAGCGCGGCGGCCTACGCGGGGATGTACAAGCTGCGCGCGCATCTGCTGCCGATGACCCACGTCGTGGAGGACACCCACGCGGTCCACGGCGGATTCCCGCGCCTCCCCGCGGGGGCCTGGGTGGTGAAGGAGGGGACGGTCCTGCCGGACGGCCGGCACGTGCTGGTCAACCATTGCGGCAACGACCCGACCTGCCTCAGGTCGACCGTCGAGTGGGCCGAGTACCACCCGGCCGGGCACTTCTGGCCGCTGCAGTTCGTCGAGTCGGGCGGGTACCTGGCCCTCGCCCTCGCCGCCGTGTTCATCGGCTACCTGGTGATCCGCGGCCGCTCGGCCGCGGTCGACGGGGGCCGCGCGGCGCGGCTTGTCGGTGGGAACCATTAGGCTGGGGGCGTGGCAGCTGTGGATCCATCCGAAGAGCTCAAGTCCCTCGAGCAGACCATGGGGTCGATCGAGGCCGTCCTCGACCTCGACAAGATGCGAGCGGACATCGCGCGTCTCGAGGAGGAGGCCGCCGCCCCCGACCTCTGGGACGACGTCGACAACGCGCAGAAGATCACCGGCCGGCTCTCCCACCTCCAGGGCGAGCTGCGTCGCGTCGAGGCGCTGCGCGGCCGGATCGACGACCTGGGCGTGCTCTTCGAGCTCGCCGAGGCCGAGGACGACGCGGACACCCGCGCCGAGGCCGAGGCCGAACTCGTCGCCATCCGCAAGGCGGTGGACGAGCTGGAGGTGCGCACCCTCCTGTCCGGCGAGTACGACGCCCGCGAGGCGCTGGTCAACATCCGCGCCGAGGCCGGCGGGGTGGACGCCGCCGACTTCGCCGAGCAGCTGATGCGGATGTACCTCCGCTGGGCCGAGCGGCACCACTACGCCACCGAGGTCTACGACACCTCCTACGCCGAGGAGGCCGGCATCAAGTCGGCGACCTTCGCCGTCAAGGTGCCGTACGCCTACGGCACCCTCTCCGTGGAGCAGGGCACCCACCGCCTGGTCCGGATCTCGCCCTTCGACAACCAGGGCCGTCGGCAGACCTCCTTCGCCGGCGTCGAGGTGCTCCCGGTCGTGGAGAAGAGCGACCATGTGGAGATCGACGAGTCGGAGCTCCGGGTCGACGTCTACCGCTCCTCGGGCCCGGGCGGCCAGGGCGTCAACACCACCGACTCGGCGGTGCGGATCACCCACCTCCCGACCGGCATCGTGGTCTCCTGCCAGAACGAGCGCTCGCAGATCCAGAACCGCGCCTCGGCGATGAACGTCCTCCAGGCCAAGCTGCTGGAGCGGCGCCGCCAGGAGGAGCAGGCCAAGATGGACGCCCTGAAGGGCGACGGCGGCAACTCCTGGGGCAACCAGATGCGCTCCTACGTCCTCCACCCGTACCAGATGGTCAAGGACCTGCGGACGGAGCACGAGGTCGGCAACCCGCAGGGCGTGCTGGACGGCGACATCGACGGCTTCATCGAGGCCGGCATCCGCTGGCGGAAGCAGCAGGAGCAGGAGAAGGCCGGCGCCTGACGGGCGGCATCGAACGGGTCCTGCCGCTTGTGTCCAAGGCGTGAAGCCCTGCCCGGCAGAACCGGACAGACCAGGACGCGGCAGGCGTACCGAAGTTGACGCCGGGTCGGCTCGCCACGCAAGCTGGCGCGCGATTCACGTATACACGTGCGGTCGTTGCGGCTCCGGGGGGCTTGCGGGTCGCGGACTGCTGAAAGGGGCGGTTGTGTCAGCTCGTCACAGGAAGGTCGTGCACGACGGCAAGGGGCGGAGCACCCGCATCGCCGCTGCCGCGCTGGTGCTCGGCGGTGCCGGACTGACGGTCACCGGAGTCGCCACCTCGGCGAGCGCCTCGACCGGCGCCACGGCCCCCCAGATGAACTCCGACCAGATGGCCGACGACGCCTCCTCGCCGAGCGCGAGCGCGAGCCCGAGTTCTCAGGGCCTCCTCGGCGGTGTGGTCGGCGGACTGGTCGACGGATCCTCCTCGGCCTCCTCGTCCTCCTCCTCCGGCTCGTCCACCGCCTCGCCGAGCGACGGCGGAAGCGGCGCGGTGAGCGTCACGGTCGGCGGCTCGGGCAGCCCGAGCGCCTCCGCCAGCCCCTCGACCGGCGCCGGCCATGGCCACCGGAAGAGCTCCGCCTCGCCGAGCCCCTCGGCCTCCTCGTCCTCGTCCTCCTCCTCGGCGGCCGCCTCGGCGTCCGGCGGTGGGGCCACCATCGAGCCGGTGGTCCAGCAGATGCCCAGGCAGACGCTGGCCGAGACCGGCGCCGGCGACGGCATCCCGTGGATGGTGGGCGGAGGGGCGGCCCTGGTGCTCGGCGGAGCCGTGTTCCGGTTCGGCCCCCGCCGCGTCGGCTAGCCCGCCGAGAGCGGGGTCTGGAGAACGCGAGCGTGCCCCGGCGGCTGCGGAGAGTGAATCGTCCGCAGCCGCCGGGGCACGCTGTCTGTGGTCAGGGCCCGGCGGCGGGGCTACGCGAAGGCGTGGCGCATTATCAGCGCGGCCGCGATCAGCGCGGCTATCAGCGCGATCAGTGCTGCGGGGGAGAGAGAGGAGAAGAGCCCGCGCTCCTCTTCCATGCGCTGCCGGTTCGCCCGGCAGACAGGGCAGCGCCCCTCGCTGACCGGCCCCGAGCAGTTGGCGCACACCAGTCGGTCGTACGTCATGTGATCTCCTCCTCCGACCAGTCAACTCCGTGGATCACCGAGAGGTTCCCCTCTTGGCGACCACTTGACCCGGAGTAATCCGGTTCTTCCTCCACTCTGCCACGCCGGCCCGCATCCGACGTGCTTACCGGGGAGTGAGAACACGGTGCGAACACCGTTCGGGCACAGCGGCTCCTGTGATGGTTCGCACGCTGCGACCCGGGGTTTTCCCGGCCGCCGGGATGAATTGTCCGATTTGCTAGGGGGATTTCCCCCGGCGCGACTGCGGACGCGCGTCCGGTTCGCGTATGGTCTGGCAACCGGGACGCCGAGACCGCACGGTCCGCGGTGGACCAGAGGCCGTACCTGTCCGTCCGGGTGGCCCCCCGGAGCCGCCCCCTAGACTGGCCAACCGTGATGCAGCCGTGATCAGATTCGACAACGTCTCCAAGACCTACCCGAAACAGAACCGTCCGGCCCTGCAGGACATCTCCCTGGAGATCGAGAAGGGCGAGTTCGTCTTCCTGGTCGGTTCGTCGGGTTCCGGCAAGTCCACCTTCCTGCGGTTGATCCTCCGCGAGGAGCGGCCGTCCCTCGGGGCGATCCACGTCCTGGGCAAGGACCTGGCCCGGCTGTCCAACTGGAAGGTGCCGCAGATGCGGCGCCAACTCGGCACGGTCTTCCAGGACTTCCGTCTGCTGCCGAACAAGACCGTGGGCCAGAACGTGGCCTTCGCCCTTGAGGTGATCGGCAAGCCGCGCGGCACCATCCGCAAGGTGGTCCCCGAGGTGCTGGACCTGGTCGGTCTCTCCGGCAAGGAGAACCGCATGCCGGGTGAGCTCTCCGGCGGTGAGCAGCAGCGGGTGGCGATCGCGCGGGCGTTCGTCAACCGGCCGATGCTGCTGATCGCGGACGAGCCCACCGGAAACCTGGACCCCCAGAACTCCGTCGGCATCATGAAGCTGCTGGACCGGATCAACCGGACCGGCACCACCGTCCTGATGGCCACCCACGACCAGGCCATCGTCGACCAGATGCGCAAGCGCGTCATCGAGCTGGACACCGGGCACCTGGTCCGCGACCAGCACCGCGGCGTCTACGGCTACCAGCACTGAGCCGGCCAGGCGCCCCGAGTCCCCCCGTCCTCTCACAGCTTTAGGAAGTCATGCGGGCACAGTTCGTCATGTCGGAGATCGGCACCGGTCTCCGACGAAATCTGACGATGACCATCGCGGTCGTCGTGAGCGTGGCGCTCTCGCTCGCGCTGGCGGGAGCGGCCCTTCTCCTTCGAGACCAGGTCAACTCCATGAAGGGGTACTGGTACGACAAGGTCGAGGTCTCGATCTACTTCTGCAACAAGTCGGACGTCAGCTACAACGTGGCCACCTGCCACGGCGCGAAGTCGACCACCCAGCAGGTCAACGCGGTCAAGTCGGAACTGCTCAAGTCCCCGCTGGTGGAGAAGGTCTACTACGAGAGCCAGGAGCAGGCCTACGTCCACTTCAAGCAGCAGTTCCCCAACTCGCCGCTCAGCAGCGACCTGACGCCGGACCAGCTGCAGCAGTCGCTGCGGGTCAAGTTGAAGGACCCGGCCCAGTACGGGACCGTCACCCAGCTGGTCTCCGGCCAGTCGGGGGTGGCGAACGTGCAGGACCAGAGGGTGATTCTGCAACCCCTCTTCAACCTGCTCAACGGGCTCCAACTGGCCGCGCTGGTGGTGATGCTGATCATGTTCGCGGTGGCGCTGCTGTTGATTGTGAACACGGTCCGGGTCTCGGCCTTCAGCCGAAGGCGGGAGACCGGGATCATGAGACTGGTCGGCGCCTCCAACTTCTACGTCCAGGTGCCGTTCATCGCCGAGGCCGCGTTCGCCGCGGTGCTGGGCGCGGTGCTGGCCTCCGCGCTGCTGGCGGTGGCGAAGTACTTCCTGATCGACAACTTCCTCAGCAAGCAGATCCAGCTCTTCCAGTTCATCGGCTGGGGCCCCTTCTTCCAGGTGGTGCCGCTGCTGCTGGTGATCGGCGTGGCGATGTCCGGCGTGGCCGCGGCGCTCACCCTGCGCAAGTACCTGCGGGTCTGATCACTCGAACGAGTCAGCCGGCGACGCCCCGGGCGCGGAGGATTCCGCTCCGGGGCGTCGCCGTTGTCCTACACTCGCGGGCATGTCCGGTAGCCCGCCCGCGCCGTGCCGTCGACGGTTTCGCCAAAGCGCTGTGCTGGCACTCGTGTTCGGCGCCGTGGTGGCGACCGGCTCGGTCACCGGCGCATGGAGCGAGGCGCAGTCCGTGAGCGGCGGCCGCGCCCTCGCCGACGCCTCCGACGCGGCGGACGCGGCCGACACCGCCTCGGCCGCCGAGCTCTCCGGGCTCAGTCCGGAGGAGGCCCGGAGGTGGGTGGCGGGCAGCGGCGACCGCTGGGCCGCGTACTACGACCCGCAGCAATACGTGGGACTCGAACAGCAGTTGGCCGGCGAGTACGTCGGGGTCGGCCTGTGGGTGGAGCGGATCCCCGGCGGCGCGGGCGGCGGCGCGGCCGGTGGCGGGATAGCGGTCACCCGGGTGCAGGCCGGCGCCCCGGCCGACCGGGCCGGGATCCGGGTCGGCGACCGGCTGCTCTCGATCGACGGCCAGGCGGTCTCCGCCCTCCCGGTCACCGAGGTGGTCTCGCGGCTGCGCGGGGTCGGCTCCCCGAAGCCGGACGGCAGCACCGTCGTCCTCGGGGTCGGCGGCGCCTCCGGCAGGGGCGCGGTGCGCAGGGTGACCCTCCGGCGGCAGCTGCTGGACGCGGACGACGTCGTGGTGGACCACCCGGCCCCCGGGATCACCCGGATCGACGTCACCGCCTTCAGCCAGGAGGTCGGCGACGAGGTCACCGCGGCCGTCCACCAGGTCGCCGCGGAGGCCGGTGCGGGTGCGGGTGCGGCTGCGGATACGGCTGCGGGGAGCGGGACCGGCGGCTCCGCGCCCGGCGAGACCACGGGCGAGGCGCCCGGCGACGCCCCGGACGCCGGCCCGGGCACGGCCGGGGCGCCCGCCCGGGCGCCCGCCCGGGCGCCCGCCTGGGCGAGGGCGGCCACCCGGCCGCCGGGCCCAGGGGCGCCGAGGGCGCCGGCAAGGCGGAGGGAAGGGCCGCGAAGAGCGGGGCGAGAGCGCCGGTCCGGGCTCTGGGCGGCGACACCGCAGGCCCAGGGATCGCCCGGAACGCGGGGCCCGAGGCGGCGCCGAAGCCCTCCCGAACCGCCGGCACCGGCACCGCCGGCACCGCGGGCACCGCCACCACCGCCGCCACCGGCACCGCCGCCACCGCCGCCCAGCATCCCCCCGGCATCCTCCTCGACCTGCGCGGCAACTCCGGCGGGCTGCTGGCCGAGGCCGTCGAGGTCGCCTCCGCCTTCCTGGACGGCGGCTCCGTCGGCACCTACCGGACGGCCACCGGCAGCGCCCCGCTGACCGCGGGCACCGGAGGGGACACCACGACCCCGCTGGTGGTGCTGGTCGACGGCGGCACGATGAGCGCCGCCGAGCTCCTCACCGGCGCACTCCAGGACCGGGGGCGCGCGGTGGTGGTCGGCGCGCAGACCTTCGGCAAGGGCACCGTCCAGGAGCCCGTGCAGCTGCCCGGCGGCTCGGTTGTCGAGCGCACCGTCGGCCGGTACACCACGCCCGACGGCCGCTCACCGGACGGCACCGGGATCACCCCCGACGTCCCGGTCCCGGCCGCGGACGGCCCGGCGGCGGCCGAGCGGGCCGCCGTGTCGGTGCTGGACGGGATGCGTGCGGCGCTTCCCGCCGAGCGGGGAAACTGAGCTGCCCGCGGTGCCCCGGAGGTGCGAGAATGGCCAGCACCATGGCGAAGCAGGGCAGTAGCAAGAAGAGCAAGGACGATCCCAGGAACAAGCTGATCGCCCAGAACAAACGGGCGCGGCACGACTACAACATCCTGGACGAGTACGAGTGCGGTCTGGTGCTCACCGGCACCGAGGTGAAGTCGCTGCGGCAGGGGCGGGCGTCCCTGGTCGACGGCTTCGCGGAGATCTCCGGTGGCGAGGCCTGGCTGCACAATGTGCACATCAACGAGTACGCGCAGGGCACGTGGACCAACCACGCCGCCCGCCGCAAGCGCAAGCTGCTGCTGCACAGGTACGAGATCCAGAAGCTCGACCAGAAGCTGAAGGAGTCCGGCTACACGCTGGTGCCGCTCTCCCTCTACTTCAAGGACGGCCGGGCGAAGCTCAACCTGGCGCTGGCCCAGGGCAAGAAGGCCTACGACAAGCGGCAGACGCTGCGCGAGAAGCAGGACAAGCGGGAGACCGCCCGCGCGGTCTCCGCGGCCCGCCGCCGGCAGGGCGGGTCGGCACGCTGACCAGGCGTCAAGCGCGTCCCCGGTCGGCGGGAATGCGCTGGACTACCGGGGCGTTGGCCCGTAGCATGGTCGACGTACCGGACCCTCCGGGGGCGGTGCGGCTCATTGAAAACACCACATGGGGATGATCGGTTTCGACTGGGGTTGCCACTCCAGGGGAAGCGAGCCGAGGAACGCGGCAATGATCTCGTTAACCACGGGCCGCAAACCAATAATCGCCAACACCAAGCGCGATTCCTTCTCCCTCGCCGCCTGAGCGAGCTTAGAAGGTGTCAGACCGGGTAAGTTCCCGCCCCGGATCCTGGCATCAGCTAGGGAACTCCACCTATCGACCCGGTCACGGGGCCGGTAGGGACATCACACAGTGACTGGGCCCGTCGGCGGCTTGTCCGCGTGACCGCCGGGGCCGAGTAACAGCACAGCGGACTGCGCTCGGAGAAGCCCTGTTGTCGTACCACAGGACGCGGGTTCGATTCCCGCCATCTCCACTGATCACCATGTGTCGACGGCCTCCGTCCCGCGCAAGCGGGCCGGAGGCCGTCGTGTTTCCCGGGCTCAGTCGGTGGTGAGCTCGGTGAGGTGGCCGTCGGTGGAGCGGAGGCCGAGGCCGGCGATGATCAACGCCCCGAGCGCCATCAGCGCGGCCATCAGCCAGAAGGCGCCGCGCGGCCCCCAGGCGGTGAGGGCGGAGAGGACCACGTACGGGGCGGCGATGCCGCCGAGGTGGCCGATGCCGTCGGCGACCCCCATCGCGGAGGCGCGGGCCCGGGTCGGGAAGATCTCCGAGGTGTAGATGTAGCCCACGCCCGAGGTGACCAGCAGGACCAGGGCGACCAGGAAGGCGCCGACGACCACGCTGACCGGCCCGGTGCTGGTGGCCAGGACCACCAGCCCCAGGGCGAAGATCACGCCGGAGGCGCCGAGGAGGTACTTCCTCGGCATCCGGCCCAGGAGGAGCAGCGGCAGGGCCGCGCCGAGCGGGAAGGCGATGTCGCCGAGGGCGGTGTAGAGCAGCCCGTTGGGCTCGTGGAGGGAGAGCTTGTCCAGGAGGACGGTCTCGTAGCCGAGGAAGCCGTAGATCCCTATGTAGGTGACCACCCAGAACGAGGTGACGACCAGGAGCCGGCCGCGGTAGGGCGGGCGGAGGAGGTCGCGCAGCGGGAAGCCGGAGGTCTGCGGCTCGGCCGGGACCTCCACCGGGGGCGGCAGGGTCAGGCCGCCGGCGGTCAGCCGGTGCTCCATCGCGGTCAGCGCGGCCTCGGCCGCCGCCTCGTCGCCGTGGACGGCCGACCAGCGCGGGGACTCCGGGAGCTGACGGATCATCAGCGCGGGGATCAGGGCCAGCACTCCGACGCCGATCACCAGCCGCCAGCCGATCGCGCCGAGGTCGAGGAGGCCGAGGGCGATGAACGGGGCGACGGCGTCGCCGACCCCGGCCCAGATGATCATCCGCTGGATGTTGCGGCCGCGCTGGGCGCTCGGCGACAGCTCGGTGATCAGTGTCGCGGAGAGGGTGATCTGGGCGCCGATGCCCATCCCCGCGACGAAGCGCAGCACGGCGAACGAGGTGAGGTCCCAGGCGCAGGCCGAGGCCAGCGAGGCGAGGGCGAGGAGCACCAGGACCAGGCGGAGGGTGCGGCGCCGGCCGATCGCGTCGGCGAGGCCGCCGAAGGCGTAGGCGCCGACGATGTAGCCGCCCAGGCTGGCGGTCAGCGGCACCGCCGAGGCGGAGTCGGAGAGGTGGAAGTGCCCGGTGAAGGCGGGCAGCACCGCGCCCAGGGCGATGATGTCGT contains the following coding sequences:
- a CDS encoding GntR family transcriptional regulator, translated to MIEYRIDRRSGVATYLQIVQQTRHALRLGLLEPGDRLPTAREVVEATTVNPNTVLKAYRELEREGLVEGRRGLGTFVRRSLAREEAAEDGPLRAELEQWVKRARAAGLEHEDMEALFTAVLTAEAEREGTHEQQQ
- a CDS encoding ABC transporter ATP-binding protein, with protein sequence MSSSSEQVEATGAAPAAAVDAVGLGKRYRRGFGAPRWALRDCTVRIPVGSVCALVGPNGAGKSTLLALASGLLAPSEGRLRVLGEPAGSTALLPRIGYLDQIKPLHARFTIREMLGYGAELNPAWDDELARSIVAEGGLDPWARISALSGGQRTRVAFAVTLAKRPELLLLDEPMADLDPLSRHQLMGRLLGEAAEHGTTVVISSHVLSELDRACDHLALIDRGRIRLSGSIDEILDSHRLATGPSANAGRVLDDHLIVERRMVGRQTTALLRRAAGRPLPEDGWTVEAPDLEQLLLAYLRSPQAPEAVIA
- a CDS encoding ABC-2 transporter permease → MTTTTTAAAGASGSTRAIRARWLVTRRDRLAGWGAVALVGAVSGWLVQQYFARTDGIAGLRAAGCTGPALGSPQCGTLLEDFYRDHISASQNLDGLLAFLPGLVAVLIGAPLFARGFETGTHRLDWTQSLPRTRWYAARIGRPVLGLFLLTSVLAAASTLCFSASAYGAGQEWFDRTVYQAIGPVPVASTVCGLALGAVTGLVLRRTVPAVGVSAVLSAAAYAGMYKLRAHLLPMTHVVEDTHAVHGGFPRLPAGAWVVKEGTVLPDGRHVLVNHCGNDPTCLRSTVEWAEYHPAGHFWPLQFVESGGYLALALAAVFIGYLVIRGRSAAVDGGRAARLVGGNH
- the prfB gene encoding peptide chain release factor 2 — protein: MAAVDPSEELKSLEQTMGSIEAVLDLDKMRADIARLEEEAAAPDLWDDVDNAQKITGRLSHLQGELRRVEALRGRIDDLGVLFELAEAEDDADTRAEAEAELVAIRKAVDELEVRTLLSGEYDAREALVNIRAEAGGVDAADFAEQLMRMYLRWAERHHYATEVYDTSYAEEAGIKSATFAVKVPYAYGTLSVEQGTHRLVRISPFDNQGRRQTSFAGVEVLPVVEKSDHVEIDESELRVDVYRSSGPGGQGVNTTDSAVRITHLPTGIVVSCQNERSQIQNRASAMNVLQAKLLERRRQEEQAKMDALKGDGGNSWGNQMRSYVLHPYQMVKDLRTEHEVGNPQGVLDGDIDGFIEAGIRWRKQQEQEKAGA
- the ftsE gene encoding cell division ATP-binding protein FtsE, whose protein sequence is MIRFDNVSKTYPKQNRPALQDISLEIEKGEFVFLVGSSGSGKSTFLRLILREERPSLGAIHVLGKDLARLSNWKVPQMRRQLGTVFQDFRLLPNKTVGQNVAFALEVIGKPRGTIRKVVPEVLDLVGLSGKENRMPGELSGGEQQRVAIARAFVNRPMLLIADEPTGNLDPQNSVGIMKLLDRINRTGTTVLMATHDQAIVDQMRKRVIELDTGHLVRDQHRGVYGYQH
- the ftsX gene encoding permease-like cell division protein FtsX, with the protein product MRAQFVMSEIGTGLRRNLTMTIAVVVSVALSLALAGAALLLRDQVNSMKGYWYDKVEVSIYFCNKSDVSYNVATCHGAKSTTQQVNAVKSELLKSPLVEKVYYESQEQAYVHFKQQFPNSPLSSDLTPDQLQQSLRVKLKDPAQYGTVTQLVSGQSGVANVQDQRVILQPLFNLLNGLQLAALVVMLIMFAVALLLIVNTVRVSAFSRRRETGIMRLVGASNFYVQVPFIAEAAFAAVLGAVLASALLAVAKYFLIDNFLSKQIQLFQFIGWGPFFQVVPLLLVIGVAMSGVAAALTLRKYLRV
- the smpB gene encoding SsrA-binding protein SmpB — translated: MAKQGSSKKSKDDPRNKLIAQNKRARHDYNILDEYECGLVLTGTEVKSLRQGRASLVDGFAEISGGEAWLHNVHINEYAQGTWTNHAARRKRKLLLHRYEIQKLDQKLKESGYTLVPLSLYFKDGRAKLNLALAQGKKAYDKRQTLREKQDKRETARAVSAARRRQGGSAR
- a CDS encoding MFS transporter; the encoded protein is MTPVASTRASGAAAPAIAALNARLDRLPRWGLPAAGKAVFAAAYFFAFYDIIALGAVLPAFTGHFHLSDSASAVPLTASLGGYIVGAYAFGGLADAIGRRRTLRLVLVLLALASLASACAWDLTSFAVLRFVAGMGIGAQITLSATLITELSPSAQRGRNIQRMIIWAGVGDAVAPFIALGLLDLGAIGWRLVIGVGVLALIPALMIRQLPESPRWSAVHGDEAAAEAALTAMEHRLTAGGLTLPPPVEVPAEPQTSGFPLRDLLRPPYRGRLLVVTSFWVVTYIGIYGFLGYETVLLDKLSLHEPNGLLYTALGDIAFPLGAALPLLLLGRMPRKYLLGASGVIFALGLVVLATSTGPVSVVVGAFLVALVLLVTSGVGYIYTSEIFPTRARASAMGVADGIGHLGGIAAPYVVLSALTAWGPRGAFWLMAALMALGALIIAGLGLRSTDGHLTELTTD